A window of Campylobacter pinnipediorum subsp. pinnipediorum contains these coding sequences:
- a CDS encoding ABC transporter permease/substrate-binding protein → MNDLIITFNERKFELFEAVLEHLQISLSSLLIAIAIAVPMAILISNNKKITEIVLQVTGIFQTIPSLALLGLFIPLFGIGAVPAVIALVIYSLFPIVQNTITGLNEINPSLKEAAEAFGMTKWEKLKKFELAIAMPVIISGIQTAAVMIIGTATLAALIGAGGLGRFVLLGIDRNNTSLILIGAISSALLAILFSVGIRFLRKQNIKLVAFALFTMVLSLGLSFLPTMENQNNKIIIAGKLGVEPEILINMYKEIITNNSDIKVELKPNFGKTSFLYEALKSGDIDMYPEFSGTVVKSLLKKQPLALSNDPQEVYEIARDGIKTQDDLAFLKPMEFQNTYAVAVKSSLAKEYGLKNISDLKRVSDKFIAGFTLEFNDRKDGNLGLKTEYGLNLKVKTVEPALRYKAIENNEVQIIDAYSTDSELRQYDLVVLNDDKHIFPPYQGAPLIKEDTLKKYPKLKSMLELLAGHISTKDMSDMNYAVRVKGRLAKDVAREYLIKNNLIDK, encoded by the coding sequence ATGAATGATTTGATAATTACTTTTAATGAACGTAAATTTGAGCTTTTTGAAGCTGTTTTAGAGCATCTTCAAATTTCATTATCATCGCTTTTGATTGCTATCGCCATTGCTGTTCCTATGGCTATTTTGATTTCTAATAATAAAAAAATAACAGAAATCGTGTTGCAAGTGACAGGTATTTTTCAAACTATACCATCTTTAGCACTTCTTGGTCTTTTTATACCACTTTTTGGTATAGGTGCTGTTCCTGCGGTTATAGCTCTTGTTATTTACTCTCTTTTTCCTATAGTTCAAAATACTATAACGGGACTTAATGAGATAAACCCATCTTTAAAAGAAGCCGCGGAAGCATTTGGAATGACAAAATGGGAAAAACTTAAAAAATTTGAACTTGCTATTGCTATGCCAGTTATTATTTCTGGTATCCAAACAGCTGCTGTTATGATAATAGGCACAGCCACTTTGGCTGCTTTGATAGGAGCTGGTGGACTTGGACGTTTTGTATTGCTTGGCATAGATAGAAATAATACATCTTTGATCTTAATCGGAGCTATTTCATCGGCACTTTTAGCGATTTTATTTAGTGTAGGTATTCGTTTTTTAAGAAAGCAAAATATAAAGCTCGTTGCATTTGCTTTGTTTACAATGGTTCTTTCTCTTGGATTATCTTTTTTACCTACTATGGAAAATCAAAATAACAAAATAATTATTGCTGGAAAATTAGGTGTAGAACCCGAGATATTGATTAATATGTATAAAGAAATCATAACCAATAATAGTGATATTAAAGTTGAATTAAAACCAAATTTTGGAAAAACTAGCTTTTTATATGAGGCTTTAAAATCAGGAGATATTGATATGTATCCAGAGTTTAGTGGAACTGTTGTTAAAAGCTTGCTTAAAAAACAGCCTTTGGCCTTATCAAATGATCCACAAGAAGTTTATGAGATAGCAAGAGATGGTATAAAAACTCAAGATGATTTGGCATTTTTAAAGCCTATGGAATTTCAAAATACATATGCTGTTGCTGTTAAGTCTAGTTTAGCTAAAGAGTATGGTCTTAAAAATATATCAGACCTAAAAAGAGTTAGTGATAAATTTATAGCTGGATTTACTTTGGAATTTAATGACAGAAAAGATGGTAATTTGGGCTTAAAAACAGAGTATGGTCTAAATCTAAAAGTAAAAACAGTAGAACCAGCATTGAGATATAAGGCTATTGAAAATAATGAGGTTCAAATAATTGATGCATATTCAACTGATAGCGAGTTAAGGCAATATGATTTGGTTGTATTAAATGATGATAAACATATATTTCCACCATATCAGGGTGCACCGCTCATCAAAGAAGATACACTTAAAAAATATCCCAAACTAAAATCAATGCTTGAACTTTTAGCAGGCCATATTAGCACAAAAGATATGAGCGATATGAACTATGCTGTTAGGGTAAAAGGTCGTCTTGCTAAAGATGTTGCTAGAGAGTATTTGATAAAAAATAATTTGATAGATAAATAA
- the nadD gene encoding nicotinate (nicotinamide) nucleotide adenylyltransferase, which translates to MNLALFGGSFDPPHLGHDSIVKMALNELDIDKLIIMPTFISPFKSTFSAPPNVRLKWVNDIWGSLENVEISDFEIEQKRPVPTIQTAIYLKEKYNPENFYLLLGADHIRNLSTWHNYDELKNIVKFIVAKRDEIEIPKNLQKINTDVHISSSEIRKGVGYELLNDKIKEDIIKFYKGK; encoded by the coding sequence TTGAATTTGGCACTATTTGGTGGAAGTTTTGACCCTCCTCACCTAGGTCACGATAGCATTGTAAAAATGGCACTAAATGAACTTGATATAGATAAACTAATCATAATGCCAACATTCATAAGTCCATTTAAAAGCACATTTTCAGCACCTCCAAATGTTAGATTAAAATGGGTAAATGATATATGGGGAAGTCTTGAAAATGTTGAAATATCAGACTTTGAGATAGAACAAAAAAGACCAGTTCCCACGATACAAACAGCTATTTATCTAAAAGAAAAATACAACCCTGAAAATTTTTATCTATTGCTTGGGGCTGATCATATAAGAAATTTAAGCACGTGGCACAACTACGATGAGCTTAAAAATATAGTTAAATTTATAGTTGCAAAAAGAGATGAAATAGAAATACCAAAAAATCTTCAAAAGATAAATACAGATGTTCATATAAGTTCGTCTGAGATAAGAAAAGGTGTTGGCTATGAACTGCTTAATGATAAAATAAAAGAAGATATAATTAAATTTTACAAAGGAAAATAA
- a CDS encoding protein adenylyltransferase SelO, with protein MKQETFGWSISNTYEELPKRFYSFAKNSAFPKPSLVIYNEDLAKQLGISEELKKLSDEQKSELFVGNTFLDGMRPISQAYAGHQFGYFTTLGDGRAILLAEQNTADGKTYDIQLKGSGQTPYSRGGDGKAVIGPMLREYLISEAMHGLNIATTRSLAVCLTGENVFRYEYLPGAVLVRVASSHLRVGTFEFAYLGDDSDVKALADYAIKRHYPYIQNDENPYQSLLREVIKKQANLIAKWQLVGFIHGVMNTDNMSICGESIDYGPCAFMDKYDPKTVFSSIDRHSRYSYEHQPPIGHWNLSVFADALLPILDENQDKAIKIAEDELAKYLPIFKDAFLSGMREKLGLIKEQENDEVLVSELLNLMYKNGSDYTNTFVRLSLEVGEQDGSYLQGTSELFNDIEFKKWQEKWHESIEISEQNMQKAYEMMKNANPFVIPRNHLVESALSNATKGDYKEFNELLKVLQKPYEYDFKNSKYQELPSVSMAAYKTFCGT; from the coding sequence ATGAAACAAGAAACTTTTGGTTGGAGTATAAGCAATACATACGAAGAGCTTCCTAAAAGATTTTATTCATTTGCTAAAAACTCAGCTTTTCCAAAGCCTAGTTTAGTTATTTATAACGAAGACTTAGCAAAGCAATTAGGTATTAGCGAAGAGCTAAAAAAGCTTAGTGATGAGCAAAAATCAGAGCTTTTTGTGGGAAATACATTTTTAGATGGTATGAGACCTATATCGCAAGCTTATGCCGGACATCAGTTTGGTTACTTTACTACTCTTGGAGATGGCAGGGCTATTTTACTAGCAGAGCAAAACACAGCGGACGGCAAGACATACGACATACAGCTAAAAGGAAGCGGGCAAACGCCTTATTCTCGTGGTGGAGATGGCAAGGCGGTTATTGGTCCTATGCTTAGAGAGTATCTTATAAGCGAAGCAATGCACGGTCTAAATATAGCCACCACTAGAAGTTTGGCGGTTTGCCTTACGGGTGAGAATGTGTTTAGATATGAGTATTTGCCCGGTGCTGTTTTGGTAAGGGTTGCTAGTAGTCATCTTAGGGTTGGGACATTTGAATTTGCTTATCTTGGAGATGATAGCGATGTGAAGGCTTTGGCTGATTATGCTATAAAAAGGCATTATCCTTATATACAAAACGATGAAAATCCATATCAATCTTTACTAAGAGAAGTTATAAAAAAACAAGCTAATCTTATAGCAAAATGGCAACTTGTAGGCTTTATACACGGTGTTATGAATACCGATAATATGAGTATTTGTGGCGAAAGTATTGACTATGGTCCTTGTGCTTTTATGGATAAGTATGATCCAAAAACTGTGTTTAGTTCTATTGACAGGCATTCAAGGTATTCGTATGAGCATCAGCCACCTATTGGACATTGGAATTTATCTGTGTTTGCGGACGCTCTTTTGCCTATCTTGGATGAAAACCAAGACAAGGCTATCAAGATAGCAGAGGATGAGCTAGCTAAATATTTACCTATTTTTAAAGATGCTTTTTTAAGTGGTATGAGAGAAAAGCTTGGGCTTATAAAAGAGCAAGAAAATGATGAGGTTTTGGTGTCTGAGCTTTTGAATTTGATGTATAAAAATGGTTCTGATTATACAAATACATTTGTTCGTTTAAGCCTTGAAGTAGGCGAGCAAGATGGGTCTTACTTGCAAGGAACAAGTGAGCTTTTTAATGATATAGAGTTTAAAAAATGGCAAGAAAAATGGCATGAGAGCATAGAAATATCAGAACAAAATATGCAAAAAGCATATGAGATGATGAAAAATGCAAACCCTTTTGTGATACCTAGAAATCATCTTGTTGAAAGTGCTTTAAGTAACGCAACTAAGGGCGATTATAAAGAGTTTAACGAGCTTTTAAAAGTTTTGCAAAAGCCTTATGAATATGATTTTAAAAACTCAAAATATCAAGAATTACCAAGCGTTTCAATGGCAGCTTATAAGACATTTTGCGGGACTTAA
- a CDS encoding ABC transporter ATP-binding protein, protein MTKIYNDTYVIKDQTLNIKKGEFFVLVGPSGSGKTTTLKMLNRLIEPSSGVIKINGKDIKDYDLRELRLDTGYVLQQIALFPNLTVLENISLIPEMKKWPKKERMQKTIELLKKVKMPPEKYLHRYPRELSGGEQQRIGILRAIIARPQVILMDEPFSALDPISRQQLQDLIKELHKDLGMTIVFVTHDMQEAEYVAERICIMRKGEIMQIDSPKNIKDNPANEFVAKFFQAGNTINE, encoded by the coding sequence GTGACTAAGATTTATAACGATACTTATGTTATAAAAGATCAGACTTTAAATATTAAAAAAGGTGAGTTTTTTGTTTTGGTTGGCCCAAGTGGTAGTGGAAAAACAACAACTCTTAAAATGTTAAATCGCCTTATAGAGCCAAGCTCAGGGGTTATAAAAATCAATGGAAAAGACATAAAAGACTATGATTTAAGAGAGCTTAGATTAGATACCGGATATGTTTTGCAACAAATTGCACTTTTTCCAAATTTAACTGTTCTTGAAAATATATCTCTTATTCCAGAGATGAAAAAGTGGCCAAAAAAAGAGCGTATGCAAAAAACCATAGAGCTACTCAAAAAAGTAAAAATGCCCCCAGAAAAATATCTGCATCGTTATCCAAGAGAGCTTTCTGGTGGCGAACAACAAAGGATAGGAATTTTAAGGGCGATTATAGCCCGTCCCCAGGTTATTCTTATGGATGAGCCGTTTAGTGCTTTAGACCCAATTTCAAGACAACAACTTCAAGATTTGATTAAAGAGTTGCATAAAGATTTAGGAATGACAATAGTATTTGTTACTCACGATATGCAAGAAGCTGAGTATGTTGCTGAGAGAATTTGTATAATGAGAAAGGGTGAAATAATGCAAATTGATTCACCAAAAAACATCAAAGATAATCCAGCAAATGAATTTGTTGCTAAATTTTTTCAAGCAGGTAACACAATAAATGAATGA
- a CDS encoding phosphoglycerate kinase produces MNGIISIKDIDISGKRVFIRCDFNVPMDEFGNITDDRRIVSAIPTIKYCLDQGCSVVLASHLGRPKNGFEEKYSMKPVVKRLSRLLLPEIALANDVIGPDAKDKVSKLKPGEVLLLENLRFEKGETKNDENLAKALSEFADVYINDAFGVCHRAHSSVEAIVRFYDENTKAAGFLLQKEIEFAQKLIKQPSRPFVAVVGGSKVSGKLQALTNLLPRVDKLIIGGGMAFTFLKALGYDIGNSLLEEDLIDEAKNILTKGKELGVKIYLPVDVVAAQTFSADSAIKFVTAQEIPAGWMGLDIGPASTRLFRLAIADAQTIWWNGPMGVFEMDKFCKGSIKMSHAIAESHATTVVGGGDTADVAQRAGDADEMTFISTGGGASLELIEGKELPGVKPLRKKDDE; encoded by the coding sequence GTGAATGGTATAATTTCTATAAAAGATATAGATATAAGTGGAAAAAGGGTATTTATAAGATGTGATTTTAATGTCCCTATGGATGAGTTTGGAAATATCACAGATGATAGACGTATAGTTTCTGCTATACCTACTATAAAGTATTGTTTAGATCAGGGTTGTAGTGTCGTTTTGGCTTCTCATCTTGGTCGTCCAAAAAATGGTTTTGAAGAAAAATACTCAATGAAACCCGTTGTGAAAAGACTATCTAGATTATTGCTTCCAGAAATTGCTCTTGCTAATGACGTTATTGGTCCTGATGCAAAAGATAAGGTTAGTAAGCTAAAACCGGGAGAGGTTTTGTTGCTTGAAAATTTACGTTTTGAAAAAGGTGAAACCAAAAATGATGAAAACTTAGCAAAAGCACTTAGTGAATTTGCTGATGTTTATATAAATGATGCTTTTGGTGTTTGTCATAGAGCTCATAGTTCGGTCGAAGCTATTGTTAGGTTTTACGATGAAAATACTAAGGCGGCTGGATTTTTACTACAAAAAGAGATTGAGTTTGCACAAAAATTAATAAAACAGCCTTCAAGACCATTTGTCGCTGTTGTTGGCGGTAGTAAGGTAAGTGGAAAACTGCAAGCTTTGACAAATTTATTGCCAAGGGTTGATAAACTTATAATAGGCGGTGGTATGGCATTTACCTTTTTAAAAGCTCTTGGTTATGATATAGGAAATTCTCTTCTTGAAGAGGATTTGATAGATGAAGCAAAAAATATCTTAACAAAAGGAAAAGAACTTGGTGTTAAAATTTATTTACCGGTAGATGTTGTAGCTGCTCAGACATTTTCTGCTGATAGTGCCATTAAGTTTGTAACAGCTCAAGAGATACCTGCTGGATGGATGGGCCTTGATATAGGACCTGCTAGCACAAGGCTTTTTAGACTTGCAATAGCTGATGCTCAGACTATATGGTGGAATGGACCTATGGGTGTTTTTGAGATGGATAAATTTTGCAAAGGTAGTATAAAAATGAGTCATGCTATAGCTGAAAGTCATGCTACTACGGTTGTTGGTGGTGGAGATACGGCTGATGTTGCTCAGCGTGCTGGTGATGCTGATGAGATGACATTTATATCAACTGGCGGTGGTGCTAGTTTAGAGCTTATAGAAGGAAAAGAGCTTCCTGGCGTAAAACCTTTAAGAAAGAAGGATGATGAATGA
- the rsfS gene encoding ribosome silencing factor: protein MQDISTRVEKIVSILDEKKAENIQAFDMRDDEYFVKFVVLATTLGQRHSMSLNDELKEKLKPDGEEFLNIESSDDWVVIDLGDILIHLFTPEYRAKYNIEELLSKLKKDTQN, encoded by the coding sequence ATGCAAGATATATCAACAAGAGTTGAAAAAATAGTATCCATACTTGATGAAAAAAAAGCTGAAAACATACAAGCTTTTGATATGAGAGATGATGAGTATTTTGTTAAATTTGTAGTGCTTGCCACTACTCTTGGACAAAGACACTCAATGTCATTAAATGATGAATTAAAAGAAAAATTAAAGCCTGATGGGGAAGAATTTTTAAATATAGAAAGCTCCGATGACTGGGTTGTTATAGACCTTGGAGATATTTTAATCCACCTTTTCACACCAGAATACAGGGCTAAATATAATATAGAAGAGTTGCTTAGCAAACTAAAAAAAGATACTCAAAACTAA
- a CDS encoding uracil-DNA glycosylase family protein: MNLDNIETHILKPFIPQNSNILLLGSFPPPQARWSMQFYYPNFNNDMWRIFGLAFMNDKMYFVNLEQKTFYQDKIMDFFRLKGIAIGDSALKVQRLKGNADDKFLEVKEALNLSETLKQMPNCKAILTTGTKACEVVLEKAKNNGWILDSKESIKVPKTGEYLQAFIPNTQDNKKQSIRIYRMPSSSRAYPLSLDKKAQIYKEIIDLYI; the protein is encoded by the coding sequence ATGAATTTAGATAACATTGAAACACATATACTAAAACCTTTTATACCACAAAACTCAAATATTTTGCTTTTAGGTAGCTTTCCGCCACCGCAAGCAAGATGGAGTATGCAATTTTATTATCCAAATTTTAATAACGATATGTGGAGGATATTTGGATTAGCATTTATGAACGATAAAATGTATTTTGTAAATTTAGAACAAAAGACATTTTATCAAGATAAAATTATGGATTTTTTCAGGCTAAAAGGAATAGCCATAGGCGATAGTGCCTTGAAAGTGCAAAGGCTAAAAGGCAATGCCGATGATAAGTTCTTAGAAGTTAAAGAAGCCTTAAACCTTAGCGAGACACTAAAACAAATGCCAAACTGCAAGGCTATCTTAACAACCGGCACAAAAGCTTGTGAAGTGGTATTAGAAAAAGCTAAAAACAATGGCTGGATTTTAGATAGTAAAGAGAGCATAAAAGTGCCAAAAACAGGCGAATATCTACAAGCTTTTATACCAAATACACAAGATAATAAAAAACAAAGCATAAGAATATATCGTATGCCATCTAGCTCAAGAGCCTATCCTTTAAGTCTTGATAAAAAAGCTCAAATTTATAAAGAAATTATAGATTTATATATTTAA
- the fabI gene encoding enoyl-ACP reductase FabI, protein MIMNGKKGLIVGIANNKSIAYGIAKACKEQGAKLAFTFLNDSIKKRLEPIANELGSNFIYELDINNNEHLQNLAPMIEKEFGKIDFVVHAVAYAPKEALDDEFINTTKEAFEITMNTSVYSLLSLTKSVLPILNDNGSILTLSYLGGVRFVPHYNVMGVAKAALESSVKYLAHDLGKKNIRVNAISAGPIKTLAASGIGDFRMILKYNEANAPLKRNTTIDDVGKSGMYLLSDLASGVTGEIHYVDCGYNIMGMTDVEQDSEGNVCLVTDLEKHK, encoded by the coding sequence ATGATAATGAATGGTAAAAAAGGTCTTATAGTAGGCATTGCAAATAATAAATCTATTGCTTATGGAATAGCCAAGGCTTGTAAAGAACAAGGTGCCAAACTTGCTTTTACGTTTTTGAATGATTCTATAAAAAAGAGATTAGAACCGATAGCAAATGAACTTGGCTCAAATTTTATTTATGAGCTTGATATTAACAACAACGAGCATTTGCAAAATCTTGCTCCGATGATAGAAAAAGAGTTTGGAAAGATTGATTTTGTTGTTCATGCTGTTGCTTATGCGCCAAAAGAGGCTTTGGATGATGAGTTTATAAATACTACAAAAGAGGCTTTTGAAATCACAATGAATACATCTGTGTATTCTTTATTAAGCTTAACAAAATCAGTCCTACCTATCTTAAATGATAATGGTTCTATTCTTACTCTTAGTTATCTTGGTGGTGTTAGATTTGTTCCACATTATAACGTTATGGGTGTTGCAAAAGCAGCTCTTGAAAGCTCTGTAAAATACCTAGCACATGATCTTGGTAAGAAAAATATAAGAGTAAATGCAATAAGTGCCGGACCTATCAAAACACTTGCCGCAAGTGGAATAGGCGATTTTCGTATGATCTTAAAGTACAATGAAGCTAATGCCCCTTTAAAACGCAATACAACCATAGATGATGTTGGTAAAAGCGGAATGTATCTTTTGAGCGACCTTGCTAGTGGTGTTACTGGTGAGATTCATTATGTTGATTGTGGATACAATATAATGGGAATGACTGATGTTGAACAAGATAGCGAAGGAAATGTTTGCTTAGTTACTGATTTAGAAAAACATAAGTAG
- a CDS encoding DNA-deoxyinosine glycosylase: MQYGLDPIFDENSKVLILGSFPSEISRKAGFYYVNKRNRFWNVLAKVFNTEIPETNEGKVKFLLEHNIAIYDAIHSCDIKGSLDKNITNATPSDLSPIFNKAKIEQVFANGTKAYDDCETYLKAQILKATNKDIIKLPSTSPANTRFNLETLAKSWEVIRTDI, encoded by the coding sequence ATGCAATACGGTTTAGACCCAATATTTGATGAAAATTCAAAGGTTTTAATATTAGGTTCTTTTCCTTCTGAGATTTCAAGAAAAGCCGGTTTTTACTATGTAAATAAACGCAATCGTTTTTGGAATGTTTTGGCAAAAGTTTTTAATACAGAAATTCCCGAAACAAACGAAGGTAAGGTCAAGTTTTTATTAGAGCACAATATCGCTATTTATGATGCTATTCACTCTTGCGATATAAAAGGCTCGCTTGATAAAAATATCACAAACGCCACTCCTTCTGATTTAAGTCCTATATTTAACAAGGCTAAGATAGAACAAGTCTTTGCAAATGGAACTAAAGCTTATGATGATTGTGAGACTTACCTAAAAGCACAAATACTAAAAGCTACTAATAAAGATATAATCAAACTACCATCTACCAGCCCAGCAAATACAAGATTTAATTTAGAAACACTTGCTAAAAGTTGGGAAGTTATTCGCACTGATATATAA
- the gap gene encoding type I glyceraldehyde-3-phosphate dehydrogenase — MSIKMAINGFGRIGRCAARIILERNDVELVAINDTATRDLTRYLLKYDSVHGEFKHDVRVLNDDYIEVDGKKIRVFSTRDANELAFSDFGTDVVLECTGANLTSEKCEKFIQNGVSKVVMSAPAKDDTPTFVYGVNSDSYKGEAIISNASCTTNCLAPVAKVLDDAFGIQKGLMTTIHAYTNGQSIVDAKSAKDIRRGRAGAVNIGPTTTGAAKAIGLVLPHLKGKLNGVSVRVPTPNVSMVDLVATLKQNVDKDMLNEAFLKASEGGLKGILLVDEDKRVSSDFIGSEHSSIVISDMLQVICEDTVKVLAWYDNEWGYSARLVDMGVLAAKFTKDNK; from the coding sequence ATGTCGATTAAAATGGCTATAAATGGTTTTGGACGTATAGGAAGATGTGCTGCTCGTATCATTTTGGAAAGAAATGATGTTGAATTAGTTGCTATAAACGATACTGCAACAAGAGATTTAACTAGGTATTTGCTTAAATATGACAGTGTTCACGGCGAGTTTAAACATGATGTTAGAGTTTTGAATGATGATTATATAGAAGTTGATGGTAAAAAAATTAGAGTTTTTAGCACCAGAGATGCGAATGAGTTAGCTTTTTCAGATTTTGGCACAGATGTAGTTCTTGAATGTACGGGTGCGAATTTAACAAGTGAAAAATGTGAAAAATTTATACAAAATGGTGTTAGTAAGGTTGTAATGTCAGCACCTGCTAAGGATGATACTCCAACCTTTGTTTATGGTGTAAACTCAGACTCTTATAAAGGCGAGGCTATTATCTCAAATGCAAGTTGTACTACAAACTGCCTAGCTCCTGTGGCAAAGGTTTTAGATGATGCTTTTGGTATACAAAAAGGTCTTATGACTACAATACATGCTTATACAAATGGACAAAGTATAGTTGATGCAAAATCAGCAAAAGATATAAGAAGGGGTAGGGCTGGTGCTGTAAATATAGGACCTACCACAACAGGTGCAGCAAAGGCTATAGGCTTAGTGCTTCCACACTTAAAAGGTAAATTAAACGGAGTTAGTGTTCGTGTTCCAACACCTAATGTATCTATGGTTGATTTAGTAGCTACTCTTAAACAAAATGTAGATAAAGATATGCTAAATGAAGCTTTTTTAAAGGCTAGTGAAGGCGGACTTAAAGGCATACTTTTGGTTGATGAAGATAAACGTGTTTCTAGTGATTTTATAGGTAGCGAGCATTCGAGTATAGTTATATCTGATATGTTGCAAGTTATATGTGAAGATACTGTAAAAGTTCTTGCTTGGTATGATAATGAATGGGGTTATTCTGCTCGTTTAGTAGATATGGGTGTTTTAGCGGCTAAGTTTACAAAGGATAACAAGTGA
- a CDS encoding triose-phosphate isomerase yields the protein MKFFANLKSNHTRKSFSEYVKNIEKNLQTQDVIIYPPFTALDYSLSKKIKIGAQNFYPAKSGSFTGEITSLMLDEFEINNVLIGHSERRELGENEDLLKSKFNFAKEKNWEIVYCIGENLDTFENKKTKEFLSKQLESIDLQYDKLTIAYEPIWAIGTGKSASIGQIEEILDFIRTKTNADLLYGGSVNLTNILEISKIQNCQGVLVGTASWDCDNFMKLINAVC from the coding sequence ATGAAATTTTTTGCAAATTTAAAATCAAATCACACAAGAAAAAGCTTCTCTGAATATGTAAAAAACATAGAAAAAAATTTACAAACTCAAGATGTTATCATATATCCCCCATTTACTGCACTTGATTATTCTTTGTCAAAAAAAATAAAAATAGGAGCTCAAAATTTTTATCCAGCCAAGAGTGGATCTTTTACCGGAGAGATAACATCGCTTATGCTTGATGAGTTTGAAATAAATAATGTTCTTATTGGACATAGCGAAAGAAGAGAACTTGGTGAAAATGAAGATCTGTTAAAATCTAAATTTAATTTTGCAAAAGAAAAAAATTGGGAAATAGTTTATTGTATTGGTGAAAATTTAGATACTTTTGAAAATAAAAAAACAAAAGAATTTTTAAGTAAACAGCTTGAAAGTATTGATTTGCAATACGATAAGCTAACTATAGCTTATGAGCCTATATGGGCTATAGGAACTGGCAAGAGTGCTAGTATAGGACAGATAGAAGAAATTTTGGATTTCATAAGAACTAAAACTAATGCTGATTTGTTGTATGGTGGAAGTGTAAATTTAACTAATATTTTAGAAATTTCAAAGATACAAAACTGTCAAGGTGTTCTTGTAGGAACTGCTAGCTGGGATTGTGATAATTTTATGAAATTAATAAATGCTGTTTGCTAA